Proteins encoded within one genomic window of Heptranchias perlo isolate sHepPer1 chromosome 35, sHepPer1.hap1, whole genome shotgun sequence:
- the LOC137301997 gene encoding lysophosphatidic acid receptor 6-like, which yields MGDPTVFTPEADSTFTEKTWSSGETSYPWVQVNIDSTGSANLTNNTRDCEVSANFQYLMFPIVYSAVFIFGAVSNCCALWYLFRKKGAFSPSDVFMVNLAVIDLIFAATLPFKVVYHSLGNDWIFGELACKITGSLFFANMYGSTLFLTCICLHRYIAVVHPIRSLQLRRPRYRVVACCLIWLILAANLLYLTLRGPLTNSFPNGKTACLENFSSGSWSRRISGISIAAAIIGFFIPLVLILVCYPLIARKLLEPTAGKNTVHAVKRKALRTVLLVLMVFLICFVPYHLNQLIHTLRRIQLLSSCRLIQFTYSARRVTMALTSLNSCLDPLIYSFAGDIFRWRRFCCREEALSNISLRMKGTSERKTRVTGY from the coding sequence ATGGGTGACCCGACAGTATTCACACCTGAAGCTGACTCCACTTTTACAGAGAAGACCTGGTCCTCGGGAGAGACTTCATATCCGTGGGTCCAAGTGAATATCGATTCCACAGGCAGCGCCAATCTCACAAACAACACCCGCGACTGCGAGGTCAGCGCCAATTTCCAGTACCTCATGTTCCCCATCGTTTACagcgctgtgtttatctttggcGCAGTGTCGAACTGCTGTGCCCTGTGGTACCTCTTCAGGAAGAAGggcgccttctcgccctccgaCGTGTTCATGGTCAACTTGGCCGTGATAGACCTCATCTTTGCTGCAACCCTTCCCTTCAAAGTTGTCTACCACTCCTTGGGGAACGACTGGATCTTCGGCGAGCTGGCATGTAAAATCACCGGCTCCCTCTTCTTTGCCAACATGTACGGCAGCACTTTGTTCCTCACTTGCATCTGCCTGCATCGCTACATCGCTGTGGTCCATCCCATCAGATCTCTGCAGCTCCGCAGGCCCCGCTATCGGGTGGTCGCCTGCTGCCTCATCTGGCTGATCCTGGCCGCCAACCTCCTCTACTTGACCCTCCGAGGACCGCTGACCAACAGCTTCCCCAACGGAAAGACGGCCTGCCTGGAGAACTTCTCGTCGGGTTCCTGGAGCAGGCGCATCTCTGGGATCAGCATCGCGGCCGCGATCATCGGCTTCTTCATCCCGCTGGTGCTTATCCTGGTCTGCTACCCGCTTATCGCCAGGAAGCTGCTGGAACCCACCGCCGGCAAAAACACCGTGCACGCGGTGAAGAGGAAAGCTCTCCGCACCGTGCTCCTGGTGCTGATGGTCTTCCTCATCTGCTTCGTCCCCTATCATCTCAACCAACTCATCCACACCCTCAGGCGCATCCAGCTGCTGTCCAGCTGCCGGCTCATCCAGTTCACCTACTCCGCCCGACGGGTCACCATGGCACTGACCAGCCTcaacagctgcctggaccctctgATCTACTCCTTCGCGGGCGACATCTTCAGGTGGAGAAGGTTCTGCTGTCGGGAGGAGGCTCTGAGTAACATCAGCCTTCGAATGAAAGGCACGTCGGAGAGGAAGACTAGAGTGACTGGCTACTGA